Genomic DNA from Phyllopteryx taeniolatus isolate TA_2022b chromosome 10, UOR_Ptae_1.2, whole genome shotgun sequence:
CAGAAACTGCAGGTAAATATACTCGCAGTCATATATACATTGAGGatgttttaaatgaatacatctcTTAAGCAACATTATGTTATTAGTGCAGGCAGCTCAGGAAGCTGTGCAGCAGGTGGCAGACTCATCTAAAGAAACAGCCAATGCAGGTAACATGCACACTTCAACAATCTTTCTTCTcactacaacacacacacatgcattgtGTAGTGTGGAAAGATTGTGGCTAAAACCAGAAAATTACCCGGTTCAAGAAAAGTTGGAATAAAATACAAGTGCATCTCATTAAATTAGAATCATGGACAATTAAATTTATTTCAGTGGCTCAATTCAAAAAGTCCAACTGATAAATAGATTCACGACACATTGATGATTACCGCTTACAGCTAATGAcaaaaattcaccatctcaagaaattacaagaaacataaaaatatttctgaaaagtattttttgcaATGATTCTACATAAGGCGGCACGGAGGACGCCTgtttagaccgtcagcctcacagttctgaggactggggttcaatccccggccccgcctgtgtggagtttgcatggatgtcattttatatatatataaaacagtggGTGCTGATAAAATGTTGAGCTGAATGTTTCCTATTATTCTCTCAATGGATGTAGTTGCTCAGGAGGCCAGCAAACAGAGCCAAGCAGTCATAGGCAAAGCTGCTGACAAGGCCACAGATGCCATCAAGGAGTTGGGACAGAAAAGGGAGACCAAGTGATCCCTTCATCTTTCTAAACCCGAAGCtaactcatcatcatcatcatcaccctcGACAGCTTTTAGACAAGGAAATACGCTGCAATGAGATCATTAGAAACAACACTTAACATTCCCCCCAACTTGATTCTAAATGTTTTCTaaccattttatattttgtatatgtgactattttggaaaataaaagcagaatcatttatcttttattttctatatgtAGCTAtaacacggcggcacggtggccgactggttagagcgtcagcctcacagttctgaggacccgggttcaatccccggccccgcctgtgtggagtttgcatgttctccccgtgcctgcatgggttttctccgggcactccggtttcctcccacatcccaaaaacatgcattaattggagactctaaattgcccgtaggcatgactgtgagtgcgaatggttgtttgtttctatgtgccctgcgattggctggcaaccagttcagggtgtaccccgcctcctgcccgatgatagctgagataggctccagcacgcctgcgaccctagtgaggagaagcggctcagaaaatggatggatggatggatagctataACACTTTGGCTAATCGTCATTGATTGGTCCTCACCGAAGCAACACTTGCGGAAAAGACGGCCTTTGGCAGGCTCAAGAGAGCGTGTTGCCTTACCTTGGCCCTCGGCAACACACCTCCTTCCATCACACTATGTGGTTGCTAAGCAACAGAACTCCGTGGGGGGCTTTTGAATTAGTAGTGAGAATACTTAGCACACGGTGTTCTAGTAAAGCTGCAACTTACTACTTTTGTCCATCGGGCAATGGAAGACCTGTAAATTAGAGAAACATAAACATGTACACTCAATAAGCTCATTTAGTGATGTTTTTAAAGTCTTAAATAGAAGAGCATGGGTGGTGTACAAAAGACATAGTGGTGTGCAAATGTTTATGTGTGGGTGGCTTCCTTCAGCCTCCTTCAGGCTGTAACCTCCTTTTCTGTGCAACACAACAATCTCACCAATATTTAACTGGACCCTCCTTTGCATTCATCTTGTAACTAGTCTGTCAAACACATTAAATTTGCAGAGAAGATTCATTTGTTATCTTTTCACACTGAGCTTTCTTTATACTTGCTGTTTCCAAATACACATTGTCGAATGTTAATGTGACACATCCATTTTGTGCATTACTCACCTGCCCTTCAGAATCTGATTATATCTCGAGATACTATTGCACATCCCATTGTTGAACCGCCCTGAATGAGGTGTTAATGACTATGAATTGATGATTAGATGAGAGCCGAACATAGATTTTTGCCCTCACATTACCACTCACCACAAGAACCCGAGCGTGGTTTCCAGGGAAACTGGAAATGTGAAGCTTTTCAGCAGGCACAGTAGCCACAGCTTCAAGAGCGACGACTGCCTCAGACAGATTCTTCTACAGACAAACGTGTAGCCACAGCAGTCAGGATCAGTCAAGAGCAGAGAGATCGAAGACCTTACATAAAAGGAGTCCATCAACATGAAGTTTGGACCATGTTTGACCTGAGTCTGACAGATTGTCTTGCGAAGGCTTCTTTAGTCTGATTCGACTGCTGAGGTACGTCTCCTGCTCTTTGTTTTATCATGCcacgtttgttttttgttgttgttttttttggggggggtgttcTGATTTTATCCGTGTTGCACCTGTGTATGCGTTTGGTTGAATTTAATAATGCTTCAAAACTAAAGCATAAGAgacagaatattgtgttgtgCAAAATCAAGCAAACAGTGTATTTGACaatgtatgcatatatatttCAGTATTAGGGACCTATTTGATGACTTTAAACTGAAATggtattgaaataaaataacaaaacaatataaagCGGATTTTTGTCAAATTACATAATGTGCTGGTGAGTACACACAATATCGATCAGCACTGTGTTTTTTCCTGCAGAAACATCTTCCACAGGACAAAATGGGAAGTCTTAAGGATGAGATGAGAAATTTTGGTAAAGAGAATGGTGAGCGATCAGATGAAGACCCCGTGGCTGAAGGACCTCTCATGAGCGCCAATCAAGAATCAACAGGTCGAGGAGGCAGTCAGACAGAACTGCTCCATAATGTCAGCCCCGCTGATGATCATGACAGCTGTTTGGAGAAAATGGAGGACGCACAATCAGGGAAGGTTTGTGGTAATAGTCTGCAGTCAGATTTTATAAGTGTGAAAGACAGTGAACAGACTGATGCTGTCCATTTGAAACAACAATCTGAGGGTGACAGAACAACAGCTGCGGATGGGCCCAGCCACCGTGGAGATGATATAATTCAAATCATTGACAACACAGCTGAGGACAAAGTCTTGTTTTCTTTGCCATCAACTGCGGAGCCCTCTGACCCAAATTCCCCTGCACCTTTTGGGCAGCACCATATGCGTACGCAGGTCAGCCTGGAGGTGGTCCAATGTCACTCAGCTGCCACGAGCCCCATGACCCCTCCTGAGGGGGATCATTCCTTCATCTTCCCAAGCTCCTTCAGGAGACCTGGAGCTGATGCTGAAATGCAGGTGGGTCGCCAAGTGGAGTTCTGCTCCGTGGCCACATCTCCCATGACTCCAAAGACACCATCGACCACGGCTTTTCCAGCACTCACTGGGAGGGATGGAAGTGGTACGCAAATGATTACTCCCACAGCAAAATTTCCAGCAGAAGCCGCTGTTCCATTACAGTCACAAGTGGAGGCTAGCAATCACCAGTGTAAGCAACAACGGATGGGGAGTATGGACCAAGATATTACCATCTTAGTGACCCACTACGATAACGACAAGGTGGAAGAGAAAGCGCGGGAGGAGTCGTCCTGTTATTCTGTAGAGATGATCAAGATagttgaaaatgacaaaaaggatTTTAAGAGGGAGGAAAAGGTCTCCACAGAAAGTGATGGTCCTGATCAGAGATCAAACACAAAACCTGCTCAAAAACAAATCCAAGCAAGCGAGACATCAGTAAGCCCGAACCAAACATCAAACATCATCATAGACATAAAACAAGTTATACACGAGGAGAAGGAAGTGTCAAAGCCGCCCGTCCCAGAATCTCCAGCTCCTGACGGCTGCCACAACATCCGCACACAGGTGAGTTTGGAAGTGGTGCAGTGTCACTCTGTGGCCACCAGCCCTATGACCCCTCCTGAAGGCAACCACGCCTTCCACTTTCCAAGTCATTGCCAAAGAAACGCGAGCCGGACGACAAATGCAAAGATAGAAGTGGGTCAGCAAGTGGAGTATCGCTCTGTTGCTACTGCACCTATGACGCCGAGAACGCCCACAGTTATGACTTTTACTGAGATCAGAAAAGAAGCCAGTACAGGGAAGAACAATGATGAGCAGGAAGAGGACGAGAAGGTGAAGGAGGAAAAGGAAGAAGTAATTGAGGAAAATGTGGTGAAAGAAGCTGAAGAGGAAAATGACTGCAAGGAGAAGAGTGAGGAGGTGGTGCAGGAGGTGAGCTGGGACGAGAAGGGCATGACGTGGGAGGTGTACGGGGCAGTGGTGGAAGTTGCGGTGCTGGGCTCGGCCATCCAGAAACACCTGGAGAAACAGGTGAAGAAGCAGAAGAGCCAACCCTCGCTGCCTCCCCCTCCGCCCCTCAACCCCTCGGCCACACCGCTGGCCTACGAGGCGGCCCAGGGAGGGTCGGCCAGGTGCCGGGAAGGGAAGACGAGAGAGCGGGACGACAAAGTGGCCCGTAACAGAAGAAACCCATTTCGGCTTCTGATGGAGAACATGCAGCAGCCACATTGTTGCTCTCGAGCGCACACCACGGAGTAATTTATGAAAAAGTTCATgactatccatcaatccatctattttctaccacGTACCATGTTCAGGGTcttgagtgagctggagcctaccccaggtgactttggggcGAAGGGTGGCAAGGGGTCTGCATGATACCTCATGCCTTGGCCGTGTATTTGGTGGACTTTCATTCAAATGATAATTTGGAACAGCcaaggttgaacacaatccattccatGATGCTGTCTGATTTTCAAGTTCTtctaatttgttttaaaaaacattttttttaaaacatacacatgaacttaatttgacctcctctaaacttttgaatccACATGTCCAAATGTTCaaacttgctgttctctgacaaagaacagcaaaattcacaccAGGTGTTTGATCTATGAATCGACCAATAAACTTCCTCGTTCAAGTAGATTTGGTATTTAAatagtcctcttcatcatgctgttaaCTGTTTGACGTTatgagaccaagacgacacGTAAAAATTGATTAGCAGTACCTCGCCATTGGGAGGCTTCAAATAAGATCTTCTCAGCAGGAAAGGGCCACTCAATTTATAGAGTACCAatagcag
This window encodes:
- the LOC133485260 gene encoding uncharacterized protein LOC133485260, with amino-acid sequence MGSLKDEMRNFGKENGERSDEDPVAEGPLMSANQESTGRGGSQTELLHNVSPADDHDSCLEKMEDAQSGKVCGNSLQSDFISVKDSEQTDAVHLKQQSEGDRTTAADGPSHRGDDIIQIIDNTAEDKVLFSLPSTAEPSDPNSPAPFGQHHMRTQVSLEVVQCHSAATSPMTPPEGDHSFIFPSSFRRPGADAEMQVGRQVEFCSVATSPMTPKTPSTTAFPALTGRDGSGTQMITPTAKFPAEAAVPLQSQVEASNHQCKQQRMGSMDQDITILVTHYDNDKVEEKAREESSCYSVEMIKIVENDKKDFKREEKVSTESDGPDQRSNTKPAQKQIQASETSVSPNQTSNIIIDIKQVIHEEKEVSKPPVPESPAPDGCHNIRTQVSLEVVQCHSVATSPMTPPEGNHAFHFPSHCQRNASRTTNAKIEVGQQVEYRSVATAPMTPRTPTVMTFTEIRKEASTGKNNDEQEEDEKVKEEKEEVIEENVVKEAEEENDCKEKSEEVVQEVSWDEKGMTWEVYGAVVEVAVLGSAIQKHLEKQVKKQKSQPSLPPPPPLNPSATPLAYEAAQGGSARCREGKTRERDDKVARNRRNPFRLLMENMQQPHCCSRAHTTE